One segment of Candidatus Methylacidiphilales bacterium DNA contains the following:
- a CDS encoding DUF433 domain-containing protein, with product MKYSDRITMEPGKCGGRPCIRGLRIRVKDVLELLAHGASWQEILEDYPDLEADDIQACLEFAAAQHDHVTVRAA from the coding sequence ATGAAATACAGCGACCGAATCACGATGGAACCCGGCAAATGCGGCGGACGCCCTTGCATCCGGGGCTTGCGTATTCGAGTCAAAGATGTGCTCGAACTCTTGGCGCATGGGGCTTCTTGGCAGGAAATCCTTGAGGACTATCCTGACTTGGAAGCAGACGACATTCAAGCCTGCTTGGAATTCGCTGCTGCGCAGCATGACCATGTTACGGTTCGTGCGGCGTGA
- the lspA gene encoding signal peptidase II, with the protein MNSSANVQSSGPGVRSRPRLMFWILVAAILILDQTSKIWILHHYWAGRSVAVIPAFFNLTFVANDGMAFGLFQGNNLRMGLVVCLILVIGFRYARTFDWNLRETNLIGALFVSGAIGNLSDRLRLGYVVDFADFYFAPCNWHWPAFNVADSCITLAVIWVFLRLSGCVRLESK; encoded by the coding sequence ATGAATTCTTCCGCGAATGTCCAATCGTCAGGACCGGGCGTCCGTTCCCGCCCGCGCTTGATGTTTTGGATTTTGGTTGCCGCAATTTTGATTTTGGATCAAACGAGCAAAATCTGGATTCTGCACCATTACTGGGCCGGACGTTCGGTTGCCGTGATCCCGGCCTTTTTCAATCTGACCTTTGTGGCCAACGACGGAATGGCTTTCGGACTCTTCCAGGGCAATAATCTGCGCATGGGCCTGGTGGTCTGCCTTATTCTGGTGATTGGCTTTCGTTATGCGCGCACGTTCGATTGGAATCTGCGCGAGACCAATTTGATCGGCGCCCTGTTTGTGAGCGGGGCCATCGGCAACCTGAGCGACCGTCTTCGGCTGGGTTATGTGGTGGATTTTGCGGATTTTTATTTTGCGCCGTGCAACTGGCATTGGCCCGCGTTCAACGTGGCCGACTCCTGCATAACGCTTGCCGTGATTTGGGTCTTCCTGCGCTTGAGCGGATGCGTGCGGCTGGAATCGAAGTAG